Proteins encoded together in one Corallococcus soli window:
- the traC gene encoding outer membrane exchange accessory lipoprotein TraC yields MRSVSPPARNPRVPSRWLSALALATLVLLSGCSAFSRAVREGDASTKERRWAEAEAAYLRALAADPQASEVTVKLRAVRKEWGAEVYQEAGAAHASGDLASATKLLVRVLELDPDHDGARALLAQTLEARVAVALGLLKEEKLQDARAELDAVLAVAPEHTSARKGVDAVQVAWAKRFFASAETLEKAGKLGNALLAYVRADQERVGATAARERAEAVRLKLRDEVAFLVVATPVDDQAQAPDVAQRLSAGRLATFLPTQLPLKVVTEAPAGRVGVKLELALERVLPLKAVEESQRTKRYLAGNRSVPNPKRGQFESKLLETERTLETVERKQAAVLREYLRAQVELGTLRDAAERCREREKRECREALVECGEEARAAQKPGSIPGECNPERCSGQCTQDEGLMVQKAKAARVLETAVQVALDKAETQRTEVQRHRDAVFREPITVEEPMYSDFVYDVQLHRLTVTATVTAVMRDLLSPQQVPAPNTQDYAVLHEDVAHRGYDRYGVLADPVQLRNELELRVDAGDKAVADLAKRVKERFDVYRGKRVEDARRGMVRPGAEDVVETSVRALLLTADAPPQDILQPVARARGLTRPEALLGQ; encoded by the coding sequence ATGCGGAGCGTGAGCCCCCCCGCCCGAAACCCCCGCGTCCCCTCCCGCTGGCTGAGCGCCCTGGCCCTGGCCACGCTCGTGCTCCTCAGCGGCTGTTCCGCCTTCTCCCGCGCGGTGCGCGAAGGCGACGCCTCCACCAAGGAGCGCCGCTGGGCGGAGGCGGAGGCGGCCTACCTGCGCGCCCTGGCCGCGGACCCACAGGCCTCCGAGGTCACGGTGAAGCTGCGCGCGGTGCGCAAGGAGTGGGGCGCGGAGGTGTACCAGGAGGCCGGCGCCGCCCATGCCTCCGGGGACCTGGCGTCCGCCACCAAACTGCTGGTGCGCGTGCTGGAGCTGGACCCCGACCATGACGGGGCCCGCGCGCTGCTCGCCCAGACGCTGGAGGCGCGCGTGGCGGTGGCCCTGGGCCTCTTGAAGGAGGAGAAGCTCCAGGATGCCCGCGCGGAATTGGACGCGGTGCTGGCCGTGGCGCCGGAGCACACGTCGGCCCGCAAGGGCGTGGACGCGGTGCAGGTGGCGTGGGCGAAGCGCTTCTTCGCGAGCGCGGAGACGCTGGAGAAGGCCGGCAAGCTGGGCAACGCGCTGCTGGCGTACGTGCGCGCGGACCAGGAGCGCGTGGGCGCCACCGCGGCCCGGGAGCGGGCGGAGGCGGTGCGGCTGAAGCTGCGCGACGAGGTGGCCTTCCTGGTGGTGGCCACGCCCGTGGACGACCAGGCCCAGGCGCCCGACGTCGCCCAGCGGCTGAGCGCGGGACGGCTGGCCACCTTCCTGCCCACGCAGCTGCCCCTGAAGGTCGTGACGGAGGCGCCCGCCGGGCGCGTGGGCGTGAAGCTGGAGCTCGCGCTGGAGCGCGTGCTGCCCCTCAAGGCGGTGGAGGAGTCGCAGCGCACGAAGCGCTACCTCGCGGGCAACCGCTCCGTGCCCAACCCCAAGCGCGGCCAGTTCGAATCGAAGCTGCTGGAGACGGAGCGCACCCTGGAGACGGTGGAGCGCAAGCAGGCCGCGGTGCTGCGCGAGTACCTGCGCGCCCAGGTGGAGCTGGGCACGCTGCGCGACGCCGCCGAGCGGTGCCGCGAGCGGGAGAAGCGCGAGTGCCGCGAGGCGCTGGTGGAGTGCGGCGAGGAGGCCCGCGCGGCGCAGAAGCCGGGCAGCATCCCCGGGGAGTGCAACCCGGAGCGCTGCTCCGGGCAGTGCACCCAGGACGAGGGCCTGATGGTGCAGAAGGCCAAGGCGGCGCGCGTGCTGGAGACGGCGGTGCAGGTGGCGCTGGACAAGGCGGAGACGCAGCGCACGGAGGTGCAGCGTCACCGCGACGCCGTCTTCCGCGAGCCCATCACCGTGGAGGAGCCCATGTATTCGGACTTCGTCTACGACGTGCAGCTGCACCGGCTCACCGTGACGGCCACCGTGACGGCGGTGATGCGCGACCTGCTGTCGCCCCAGCAGGTGCCCGCGCCCAACACGCAGGACTACGCGGTGCTGCACGAGGACGTGGCCCACAGGGGCTATGACCGCTACGGCGTGCTCGCGGACCCCGTGCAGCTGCGCAACGAACTGGAGCTGCGCGTGGACGCGGGCGACAAGGCCGTGGCCGACCTGGCCAAGCGCGTGAAGGAGCGCTTCGACGTGTACCGCGGCAAGCGCGTGGAGGACGCCCGGCGCGGCATGGTGCGCCCCGGGGCCGAGGACGTGGTGGAGACCTCCGTGCGCGCGCTGCTGCTCACCGCCGACGCGCCCCCCCAGGACATCCTCCAGCCCGTCGCCCGCGCGCGCGGCCTCACGCGGCCGGAGGCGCTGCTCGGGCAGTAG
- a CDS encoding MG2 domain-containing protein: MTVRNHRRRWVTGGLGLLVVGGGLAFLASGRCLSAWVFQGVDVRRCPDGAFRQTAGLSAQGLARGASTRVHVWAEAHGVDDRGHALNAPVGRGSPELFLVDAAGKEMPLPVDAKSRWKRDGDGPLNAPVTLPQVPDGDYRLRARVTTPLGTDSVDAPLPLYAPARVRVLTDRPLYEPGHRVRFRAVALRAKDLSPLDGRPGTWLVKDPTGEVVLEERAPAGPWGVVAGDLPLDRGAPTGDWTVAWTSGGASGEARFTVEPFTLPRLRLEARSPRPFWRANETPEVTGEVAYASGAPLADTDVALEWSHAGAWPPPTEWLKGELPKKARTDAAGRFRVTLPRVPADLRGQSTLSARVEARDATGEPVRGAVSLLLSEDALAVSSVTELEDGLLAGFSNRVYLRATTAAGRVLPGAEVTVTRAWDPKDPGVSAVADEDGVAAFQLDPGPAVNVVVPPLPVRPTPRPPPVSVASSLDLLNEEGGQQPSLADQLALERLLPALHPCARFVSGAQGGVRVALSARVGPSGQVLDVAGTEEGVGSCMAAVLRARGLPSGAERMLVLQFNVREPGLPTLHPTTQAAAGSTGPMDAALAQPALDARSCLPPDLSTPTLLPAVMTWRQARGKRDVALSWLPLSSGDTGLSASVLPCLKERLARLRLPEQQEEPGGDSSIGGSMGVVRFTAQPARPAQPARRISRAQQEWATTFLGYELKVKAKWEGQDVGDTTLVLRPAALPPLRLRATPVLAKAGEAVKVELLRGPGFRGELPRTLELVAGQTRLRAEVDPATRWAHFTLPADFEGWAHVEGVAAQARVYVAPRAKLAVEVSPDKPAYAPGELAHLRVHTVVDGQEGPAAVGLFGVDEMLAQLAPLPGPDALEGLRPAPTVATPAFGVLDGQALAMGRIRGANAAAAALLRVTEVPTLEDVETRVSANATSPFSPDAELTEPFYAVLMELHAQTRKWEETAPKGETLDPAGLARLWAASLTACEQRGEKVTDAFGRRLRLSRLPPDLLSLTDPRAVVVSGTRLPEDVVNWGAWVARESP; this comes from the coding sequence ATGACAGTGCGCAACCATCGCAGGCGGTGGGTGACGGGGGGGCTGGGGCTCCTGGTCGTGGGCGGGGGGCTGGCCTTCCTGGCCTCCGGGAGGTGCCTGTCCGCCTGGGTGTTCCAGGGCGTGGACGTGCGCCGGTGTCCGGATGGCGCGTTCCGTCAGACGGCGGGGCTGTCCGCGCAGGGGCTGGCGCGGGGCGCTTCCACCCGGGTCCACGTCTGGGCGGAGGCGCACGGGGTGGACGACCGCGGCCACGCGCTCAATGCGCCCGTGGGCCGGGGCTCCCCGGAGCTGTTCCTGGTGGATGCGGCCGGCAAGGAGATGCCCCTGCCGGTGGACGCGAAGTCCCGGTGGAAGCGCGACGGTGACGGTCCGCTGAACGCGCCGGTGACGCTGCCCCAGGTGCCGGACGGGGACTACCGGCTGCGCGCGCGCGTCACCACGCCGCTGGGCACCGACAGCGTGGACGCGCCCCTGCCGCTGTACGCGCCCGCGCGCGTGCGCGTGCTGACCGACCGCCCCCTCTACGAGCCCGGGCACCGGGTGCGCTTCCGCGCGGTGGCGCTGCGGGCGAAGGACCTGTCGCCGCTCGACGGGCGGCCCGGGACCTGGTTGGTGAAGGACCCCACCGGGGAGGTGGTGCTGGAGGAGAGAGCGCCCGCGGGGCCCTGGGGCGTGGTGGCCGGGGACCTGCCGCTGGACCGGGGCGCGCCCACCGGCGACTGGACGGTGGCGTGGACCAGCGGCGGCGCTTCCGGTGAAGCCCGCTTCACGGTGGAGCCCTTCACGCTGCCGCGCCTGCGGCTGGAGGCCCGGAGCCCCAGGCCCTTCTGGCGCGCGAACGAGACGCCAGAGGTGACGGGCGAGGTCGCGTACGCGTCCGGCGCGCCGCTGGCGGACACGGACGTGGCGCTGGAGTGGAGCCATGCCGGCGCGTGGCCGCCCCCGACGGAGTGGCTCAAGGGCGAGCTGCCGAAGAAGGCGCGCACCGACGCCGCGGGCCGCTTCCGGGTGACCCTGCCCCGCGTGCCCGCGGACCTGCGCGGACAGTCCACGCTGAGCGCGCGCGTGGAGGCCCGCGACGCGACGGGGGAGCCAGTGCGGGGCGCGGTGTCGCTGCTGTTGTCCGAGGACGCGCTGGCCGTGTCGTCGGTGACGGAGCTGGAGGACGGGCTGCTCGCGGGCTTCAGCAACCGCGTCTACCTGCGCGCCACCACCGCCGCCGGCCGGGTGCTGCCGGGCGCGGAGGTGACGGTGACGCGCGCGTGGGACCCGAAGGACCCCGGCGTGAGCGCGGTCGCGGACGAGGACGGCGTGGCCGCCTTCCAGCTGGACCCCGGCCCCGCGGTGAACGTGGTGGTGCCGCCCCTGCCGGTCCGGCCCACGCCGCGCCCGCCACCGGTGTCGGTGGCGTCGTCGTTGGACCTGCTGAACGAGGAGGGGGGCCAGCAGCCGTCGCTCGCGGATCAGCTCGCGCTGGAGCGCCTGCTGCCCGCCCTCCACCCCTGCGCGCGCTTCGTCTCCGGGGCGCAGGGAGGCGTCCGGGTGGCGCTGTCCGCGCGGGTGGGCCCGTCGGGACAGGTGCTGGACGTGGCCGGCACGGAGGAGGGCGTGGGTTCATGCATGGCGGCGGTGCTGCGGGCGCGCGGCCTGCCGTCCGGCGCGGAGCGGATGCTCGTGCTCCAGTTCAACGTCAGGGAGCCAGGCCTGCCCACGTTGCACCCCACCACCCAGGCGGCCGCCGGGAGCACGGGGCCGATGGACGCGGCCCTGGCGCAGCCCGCGCTGGACGCGCGCTCCTGTCTGCCCCCGGACCTGTCGACCCCCACCCTGTTGCCCGCCGTGATGACGTGGCGCCAGGCGCGCGGGAAGCGGGACGTGGCGCTGTCCTGGCTGCCGCTGTCCTCGGGCGACACCGGGCTCTCCGCGTCGGTGCTGCCGTGCCTGAAGGAGCGGCTGGCCCGGCTGCGCCTGCCGGAGCAGCAGGAGGAGCCGGGGGGGGACAGCTCCATCGGGGGCTCCATGGGCGTGGTGCGCTTCACCGCGCAGCCCGCGCGGCCCGCGCAGCCCGCGCGGCGCATCTCCCGGGCCCAGCAGGAATGGGCCACCACGTTCCTGGGCTACGAGCTGAAGGTGAAGGCGAAGTGGGAGGGCCAGGACGTGGGCGACACGACGCTGGTGCTGCGCCCCGCGGCGCTGCCGCCCCTGCGCCTGCGGGCCACGCCGGTGCTGGCGAAGGCGGGCGAAGCGGTGAAGGTGGAGCTGCTGCGCGGCCCGGGCTTCCGGGGTGAGCTGCCCCGGACGCTGGAGCTGGTGGCGGGGCAGACGCGGCTGAGGGCGGAGGTGGACCCGGCCACGCGCTGGGCGCACTTCACGCTGCCCGCGGACTTCGAGGGCTGGGCCCATGTGGAGGGCGTGGCCGCGCAGGCGCGCGTGTACGTGGCGCCGCGCGCGAAGCTGGCGGTGGAGGTGTCGCCGGACAAGCCCGCGTACGCGCCCGGGGAACTCGCGCACCTGCGGGTGCACACGGTGGTGGACGGCCAGGAGGGGCCCGCGGCGGTGGGCCTCTTCGGCGTGGATGAGATGCTCGCGCAGCTGGCGCCGCTGCCGGGCCCGGACGCGCTGGAGGGCCTGCGGCCCGCGCCCACGGTGGCGACGCCGGCCTTCGGCGTGCTGGACGGACAGGCGCTGGCCATGGGGCGCATCCGGGGCGCGAACGCGGCGGCGGCGGCGCTGCTGCGCGTGACGGAGGTGCCGACGCTGGAGGACGTGGAGACGCGCGTGAGCGCGAACGCGACGAGCCCCTTCTCCCCGGACGCGGAGCTGACGGAGCCCTTCTACGCGGTGCTGATGGAGCTGCACGCCCAGACGCGCAAGTGGGAGGAGACGGCGCCCAAGGGCGAGACGCTGGACCCGGCGGGCCTCGCCCGGCTGTGGGCGGCGTCGCTCACCGCGTGCGAGCAGCGCGGGGAGAAGGTGACGGATGCGTTCGGGCGCAGGCTGCGGCTGTCACGCCTGCCCCCCGACCTGTTGTCGCTGACGGATCCCCGCGCCGTGGTGGTGAGTGGGACGCGGCTGCCGGAAGACGTCGTGAACTGGGGCGCGTGGGTCGCCCGGGAGTCGCCATGA
- a CDS encoding alpha-2-macroglobulin family protein — protein MISRGMKGGALGFVLGVGTVVILGIAADNMRKLFGASAAALAGDSATALMAPPPPPRKSMKSFGASSFDEGWLGARGTGPGGGGMAAAPAPAVAEAPSEVSVDDFAAEEEEPSKDRGGDGAPAPTRAWFPETFLFEPLVVTDASGQATVPVRVPDRLTQWRVLALAHSRSGAQAGAVTSFAGTLPTYVDPVLPPFLRAGDTVRLPVQVVNTTDKEVVAQLKVDVRGAQVEAGARTVKVPARGSAVELVTVRAQGAGPVTVRASLGDADAVVRDFDVWATGQPVLQTRGGSLAAPRTLSLDGPAAAQAGSERVRLQVFPGALGVMRAELAAVERRSSGAAADAYALLLAGQAPALLASLGETPDADALKSLARVAAQRVLRAARAPSVDVATRIAEGALAHPDNPVLARLGERLAAQVAQAQRPDGTCQGGDGWPLQRLLVATADCARTVRAAVGTDAGKQRAAAFTARSAGVFERYLPQVKDGYTAAVLLAEGAVTGSVADALRTRVREAVKQGADGTASLPVEPGTMRADGVKPSVVEATAMAVLALQGDAKAPLADLGAFLLAHYSPGYGWGDGQANRVGLRAALALFRQPLPSQVRVTLERDGRIITEGTYDAKALREVLSLEAAAPGSAGTHAWTVRAEPAVPGLGFSLTLAAAVPWKREAQGGLEFTVDGPTQARVGQLSDVRVVVGAPSSLPLRFQQELPAGVQVDAASLDALVSSGRAESWEVQDGLLSLRIAPRTEGAAPVQVAFRVLPTLAGTLQAGASRLDVPGQPGITSLLPPTTWAVR, from the coding sequence ATGATTTCGCGCGGGATGAAGGGCGGAGCCCTGGGCTTCGTTTTGGGCGTGGGGACCGTGGTGATCCTGGGGATCGCGGCCGACAACATGAGGAAGCTCTTCGGCGCGTCCGCCGCCGCGCTCGCGGGGGATAGCGCCACCGCGCTGATGGCGCCCCCACCCCCGCCGCGCAAGAGCATGAAGTCCTTCGGCGCGTCGTCCTTCGACGAGGGATGGCTGGGCGCGCGAGGGACCGGCCCGGGCGGCGGCGGCATGGCGGCGGCCCCGGCCCCCGCCGTCGCGGAGGCGCCCTCCGAGGTCAGCGTGGATGATTTCGCCGCGGAGGAGGAGGAGCCGTCCAAGGACAGGGGCGGGGACGGGGCGCCCGCGCCCACCCGCGCCTGGTTCCCGGAGACGTTCCTCTTCGAGCCCCTGGTGGTGACGGACGCCAGCGGCCAGGCGACGGTGCCGGTGCGCGTGCCGGACCGGCTGACGCAGTGGCGGGTGCTGGCGCTCGCGCACTCGCGCTCCGGCGCGCAGGCGGGGGCGGTGACGTCCTTCGCGGGCACGCTGCCCACCTACGTGGATCCGGTGCTGCCGCCCTTCCTGCGCGCGGGCGACACGGTGCGCCTGCCGGTGCAGGTGGTGAACACCACCGACAAGGAGGTGGTGGCCCAGCTGAAGGTGGACGTGCGGGGCGCCCAGGTGGAGGCCGGCGCGCGCACGGTGAAGGTGCCCGCGCGGGGCAGCGCGGTGGAGCTGGTGACGGTGCGGGCCCAGGGCGCCGGTCCGGTGACGGTGCGGGCCTCGCTGGGCGACGCCGACGCGGTGGTGCGCGACTTCGACGTGTGGGCCACCGGGCAGCCCGTGCTCCAGACGCGGGGCGGCTCGCTGGCGGCGCCGCGCACGCTGTCCCTGGACGGGCCGGCGGCCGCTCAGGCCGGCAGTGAGCGGGTGCGGCTGCAGGTGTTCCCGGGCGCGCTGGGTGTGATGCGCGCGGAGCTGGCGGCGGTGGAGCGCAGGTCCTCGGGCGCCGCCGCGGACGCGTACGCGCTGCTGCTCGCGGGGCAGGCGCCCGCGCTGCTCGCGTCGCTGGGCGAGACGCCGGACGCGGACGCGCTGAAGTCCCTGGCGCGGGTGGCGGCGCAGCGGGTGCTGCGGGCCGCGCGCGCGCCGTCGGTGGACGTGGCGACGCGCATCGCGGAAGGCGCGCTGGCCCACCCGGACAACCCGGTGCTCGCGCGGCTGGGGGAGAGGCTCGCGGCGCAGGTGGCGCAGGCGCAGCGCCCGGACGGCACCTGCCAGGGCGGTGACGGCTGGCCGCTCCAGCGGCTGCTCGTCGCGACGGCGGACTGCGCGCGCACGGTGCGCGCGGCGGTGGGCACCGACGCGGGCAAGCAGCGCGCGGCGGCCTTCACCGCGCGCTCCGCCGGCGTCTTCGAGCGCTACCTGCCGCAGGTGAAGGACGGCTACACGGCGGCGGTGCTGCTGGCGGAGGGCGCGGTGACGGGCAGCGTGGCGGACGCGCTGCGCACCCGCGTGCGCGAAGCGGTGAAGCAGGGCGCGGACGGCACCGCGTCGCTGCCGGTGGAGCCGGGCACGATGCGGGCGGACGGCGTGAAGCCCTCCGTCGTGGAGGCCACGGCGATGGCGGTGCTCGCCCTCCAGGGGGATGCGAAGGCGCCGCTGGCGGACCTGGGCGCCTTCCTGCTGGCGCACTATTCGCCCGGTTACGGCTGGGGGGATGGGCAGGCGAACCGCGTGGGCCTGCGCGCGGCGCTGGCGCTCTTCCGGCAGCCGCTGCCGTCCCAGGTGCGCGTGACGCTGGAGCGCGACGGGAGAATCATCACCGAGGGCACCTACGACGCGAAGGCGCTGCGCGAGGTGCTGTCGCTGGAGGCGGCGGCCCCGGGTTCAGCGGGGACGCACGCGTGGACGGTGCGCGCGGAGCCCGCGGTGCCGGGGCTGGGCTTCTCGCTGACGCTGGCCGCGGCGGTGCCCTGGAAGCGCGAGGCGCAGGGCGGCCTGGAGTTCACCGTGGACGGACCGACGCAAGCGCGCGTGGGCCAACTCTCGGACGTGCGGGTGGTGGTGGGCGCGCCCTCGTCCCTGCCGCTGCGCTTCCAGCAGGAGCTGCCCGCTGGCGTGCAGGTGGACGCCGCGAGCCTGGACGCGCTGGTGTCCTCGGGCAGGGCCGAATCCTGGGAGGTGCAGGACGGGTTGCTGTCGCTGCGCATCGCCCCCAGGACGGAGGGCGCGGCGCCGGTGCAGGTGGCCTTCCGCGTGCTGCCCACGCTCGCCGGCACGTTGCAGGCGGGCGCGTCACGGCTG
- a CDS encoding AEC family transporter, producing the protein MGQVIGLLGVCLVLGVLARRSGRFPEATASVFNAFLLNVSLPALVLRSMHRLQFTPGLMVAAVAPWLLFLGALAFLRLLGPRLGLSRESVTALVLTAGLGNTAFVGLPMAAALLGPDGVAVAVVADQLGSFMVVATLATLTAAKAHAGASLSVGTLARRVLVFPPFQALVVALLLRPFGFPDWLDAVLQRLGDLLTPLALFIVGFQLRLGGLRARVPALALGLSYKLVLAPLAVLAVLAFVPGLALVVKQATVLQIAMAPMVTAALLAAEYELDPELAVLMVGVGIPLSFFTAPLLMAQVH; encoded by the coding sequence ATGGGTCAGGTCATCGGACTGCTGGGCGTGTGCCTGGTGCTGGGGGTGCTGGCCCGCCGCAGCGGCCGCTTCCCGGAGGCCACGGCGTCGGTCTTCAACGCCTTCCTCCTCAACGTGTCGCTGCCCGCGCTGGTGCTGCGCTCCATGCACCGGCTGCAGTTCACGCCCGGGCTGATGGTGGCCGCGGTGGCCCCGTGGCTGCTCTTCCTGGGGGCGCTCGCGTTCCTGCGCCTGCTCGGCCCCCGGCTGGGGCTGTCGCGCGAGTCGGTGACGGCGCTGGTGCTCACCGCGGGGCTGGGCAACACCGCCTTCGTGGGCCTGCCCATGGCCGCCGCGCTGCTGGGCCCAGACGGCGTGGCGGTGGCGGTGGTGGCGGACCAGTTGGGCTCGTTCATGGTGGTGGCGACGCTGGCCACGCTGACGGCGGCGAAGGCCCACGCCGGGGCCTCCCTGTCCGTGGGCACGCTCGCGCGCAGGGTGCTGGTGTTCCCGCCGTTCCAGGCGCTGGTGGTGGCGCTGCTGCTGCGGCCCTTCGGCTTCCCGGACTGGCTGGACGCGGTGCTGCAACGGCTGGGCGACCTGCTCACGCCGCTGGCGCTCTTCATCGTGGGCTTCCAGCTGCGGCTGGGCGGACTGCGCGCCCGCGTGCCGGCGCTCGCGCTGGGGCTGTCCTACAAGCTGGTGCTCGCGCCGCTGGCCGTGCTGGCCGTGCTGGCGTTCGTGCCGGGGCTGGCGCTGGTGGTGAAGCAGGCCACGGTGCTGCAAATCGCCATGGCGCCCATGGTGACGGCGGCCCTGCTCGCCGCGGAGTACGAACTGGATCCGGAGCTGGCGGTGCTGATGGTGGGCGTGGGCATCCCGCTGTCGTTCTTCACCGCGCCGCTGCTCATGGCCCAGGTGCACTGA
- a CDS encoding MDR family MFS transporter, which yields MNPVAMVLRALGGGGLPRTYWVLWVGTLVNRLGAFVAPFLALYLTRERGFSVEQTGLIVSLNGAGAVLAAPLGGMLADRVGRRLTLAGGLWLGSGAMVFIGFSETPGRIAVAAFLLGLMGELYRPAVSAAIADVVPARDRARAYGLLYWVINLGYAFALPLAGLLAGMGYRWLFIADAVTTFLYGCFVWVLVPETRPEAARDAPARSTLGDLLTPFRDGVFLAFCLPVFALALLFFQSHMSLPVTLSAQGLTPAQYGLVMSVNGVLIVTLQPFITRLVGRMRRSTALALAGLLTGVGFGLHALPAGVPWAMLAVAVWTLGEMAQSPVAPTVVADLAPTELRGSYQGAYFMMWGLASSAAPALGGAALGHFNASALWVGCCVLGLAAGGWHLVIAGARRRRVEALRTERPEMSTSLD from the coding sequence ATGAATCCCGTTGCCATGGTGTTGAGAGCGCTCGGTGGGGGTGGCCTGCCCCGGACCTATTGGGTGCTGTGGGTGGGCACCCTGGTGAACCGGCTGGGCGCCTTCGTCGCGCCCTTCCTGGCGCTGTACCTGACGCGCGAGCGCGGCTTCAGCGTGGAGCAGACGGGCCTCATCGTGTCGCTGAACGGCGCGGGCGCGGTGCTGGCGGCGCCCCTGGGCGGCATGCTCGCGGACCGGGTGGGCCGGCGCCTCACGCTCGCGGGCGGCCTGTGGCTGGGCTCGGGGGCGATGGTATTCATCGGCTTCTCGGAGACGCCCGGGCGCATCGCGGTCGCGGCCTTCCTGCTGGGCCTGATGGGGGAGCTGTACCGCCCGGCGGTGTCGGCGGCCATCGCGGACGTGGTGCCGGCGCGCGACCGGGCGCGGGCGTACGGGCTGCTCTACTGGGTCATCAACCTGGGGTACGCCTTCGCGCTGCCGCTGGCCGGCCTGCTGGCGGGGATGGGCTACCGGTGGCTCTTCATCGCGGACGCCGTGACGACGTTCCTCTACGGCTGCTTCGTGTGGGTGCTGGTGCCGGAGACGCGGCCGGAGGCGGCGCGGGACGCCCCGGCGCGCTCCACGCTGGGCGACCTGCTGACGCCCTTCCGGGACGGCGTGTTCCTGGCGTTCTGCCTGCCCGTCTTCGCGCTGGCGCTCCTCTTCTTCCAGAGCCACATGAGCCTGCCGGTGACGCTGTCCGCGCAGGGGCTGACGCCCGCGCAGTACGGCCTGGTGATGTCCGTGAACGGCGTGCTCATCGTCACGCTGCAGCCGTTCATCACGCGCCTCGTGGGCCGGATGCGGCGCTCCACCGCGCTGGCGCTCGCGGGCCTGCTGACGGGGGTGGGCTTCGGGCTGCACGCCCTGCCGGCGGGCGTGCCGTGGGCGATGCTCGCCGTGGCGGTGTGGACGCTGGGGGAGATGGCCCAGTCGCCGGTGGCGCCCACGGTGGTGGCGGACCTGGCGCCCACGGAGCTGCGCGGCAGCTACCAGGGCGCGTACTTCATGATGTGGGGGCTCGCCTCCAGCGCCGCCCCCGCGCTGGGCGGCGCGGCGCTGGGCCACTTCAACGCGTCCGCGCTGTGGGTGGGCTGCTGCGTCCTGGGGCTCGCGGCGGGTGGCTGGCACCTGGTCATCGCGGGCGCCCGCCGCCGCCGGGTGGAGGCGCTGCGCACGGAGCGCCCGGAGATGAGCACCAGTCTGGACTGA